A region of the Magnetococcales bacterium genome:
AAACGCCCGCCTCAAGGATGTGGCCGTCTCCCTGGTGGAAAACGTCGAGAGCGGCAAAACCCTCTCCGAGGCCCTCTCCGTCCACCCCCACATGTTCAACGCCATCTTCGTGCAGCTGATCAACATGGGGGAGCGCACCGGGCAGCTCGACACCATCTTCCAGGATCTGGCCGCCTCCCTGAAGTGGGAGGACGAACTCCTGGCCCAGGCCAAAAAGGTGATGATCTATCCGGCCATGGTGGGCACCGTGGTCTCGGGCCTGATCTTCTTTCTGATGATCTACCTGGTGCCCCAGTTGATGGAGTTCATCGTCGGCATGGGGGATAAACCGCCCGCCCACACCCTGGCCCTCATCGCCACCTCCGATTTCGTGGTGGCCTGGTGGCCCGCGCTGATCAGCCTGCCGCTGGCCATCGCGGCGTTGATCTCCTTTCTCAAACGACTCAGCAAGGATTTTCACCGCGAATACGACCGCTACAAGCTCAAGATCTGGCTCTTCGGACCCCTGATGCGCAAAATCATCCTGGTGCGTTTCGCCAACGCCTTCGCCCTGATGTACAAATCGGGCATCACCGTGCTGGAAAGCATTCAGATCTGCGAAGAGCTGGTGGGCAACCTGGCCATGCGCGGCGCTCTCGAACAGGTGCGGCAGCACGTCTCCGAAGGCAAGGACATCACCTCCAGCTTCGCCGAGGTGGGGCTCTTCCCCCCCCTGGTGCTGCAGATGATCCGGGTGGGCGAAAGCACCGGCGGTCTGGATCGCTCCCTGAAAAACGCCAGCTACTTTTTCGACCGCGAGGTCAAGGAGACCATCGGGCGGCTGGAGACCATGATCGAGCCGATGATGACCCTCTCCCTGGCCTTCGTTCTGGGCTGGGTGATCCTGTCGGTTCTGGGACCGATCTACGACATCATCTCCAAGCTCTGAAACCCGGTCGATCATGCCGACGACGCTGCTCCTCTACGCCACGAATCACCATCTGATCGTGCATCCCTGGAACGGAAGGGCCTTCGAGGGCTCCATCCGTTTCATCCACGGGGGGGAGGAGAAGGAGCGCTTCCTGTCGTATCTCGACGGCGTACCCGGACCGTTGACCATCTGCATCCTCACCGATCTGACCGAAGAGGAGATGAAGCAGGAGGAGTTGCCCCGCCTCAATCCCCTCAACCGCAATCAACTGCTGCAACGCCGCGCCAAACGCCTGTTGCGGCACCCCGCCTTTCAGTATGTGCTGCCCCTGAAGCGCGGCGCCAAAGGCGAAAAGGATACCGTTCTCTACAGCGGCCTCTCCAACCCCGAAAGCACCCTGATCGCCTGGCTCGATCTGCTGCTGGAACGACGCATCGCCGTGGCGGGCATCTGGTCGGTGCCGCTGCTCACCCCGCCGCTGCTGGCCGACTTCGCCGATTTCCGCCAGGAAAACGTCATGCTGCTCTCCATCGGCTCCGGCGGACTGCGGCAGACCTTCTTGAAACACGGCCGCATGCGTCTCAGCCGCCTGAGCATCGTGCCCCCCCTGGAGAGCGAGCAACTGTTGCCCTTTCTGCACGGCGAGATCGCCCGCATGATGGGCTATCTCTCCAGCCAGCGCATGTTCGTCTGGGGCGAGGCGATGCATGTCCACCTGCTGTGCAGTCCCACCAT
Encoded here:
- a CDS encoding type II secretion system F family protein; amino-acid sequence: MATYIYKATTQDGKIRKGRMEAANLDELELRLDRLGLLLVNQKALDEKARAGGLFRSRGVRRKDILLFCFHMEQLTRAGVPILEGLSGFRDGVENARLKDVAVSLVENVESGKTLSEALSVHPHMFNAIFVQLINMGERTGQLDTIFQDLAASLKWEDELLAQAKKVMIYPAMVGTVVSGLIFFLMIYLVPQLMEFIVGMGDKPPAHTLALIATSDFVVAWWPALISLPLAIAALISFLKRLSKDFHREYDRYKLKIWLFGPLMRKIILVRFANAFALMYKSGITVLESIQICEELVGNLAMRGALEQVRQHVSEGKDITSSFAEVGLFPPLVLQMIRVGESTGGLDRSLKNASYFFDREVKETIGRLETMIEPMMTLSLAFVLGWVILSVLGPIYDIISKL